The DNA sequence CTTGTCCTCGAAGCGGTTGTCGAACGTGTCGGCGAGAATTGCCTTGCGCACCATTTCGTTCTGCAGCCGCATCTGTTCGGGCATGTTATCGGGCACTGGCCATTTCATCGGCTGGTAGATGGTATCGCTCATGCTCTTGTACCATGCTTTCGGATCGCGCACTGAGAGCAGCACCTTCGCGGCGGGATAATGCGCCGCCATCTCGCGCCACCATCGCGCCGCCGGCCAATCCACCGTCGCCTGAAAGTCGCGGAAGACCAGATCCCAATCCATCGATTGCCCGAATGCCAGCCGATGCCACATCGCGACATGCTCCGGCCGCGGAAATACTTCCATCATGTGATAGCAGGGACCGAAGCCGAT is a window from the Candidatus Binatus sp. genome containing:
- a CDS encoding sulfotransferase family protein; its protein translation is MALKVVGAGFGRTGTLSLKKALEIIGFGPCYHMMEVFPRPEHVAMWHRLAFGQSMDWDLVFRDFQATVDWPAARWWREMAAHYPAAKVLLSVRDPKAWYKSMSDTIYQPMKWPVPDNMPEQMRLQNEMVRKAILADTFDNRFEDKTHAIEVFQRHNQEVRDTIDPARLLVFDVREGWAPLCRFLEVAVPEEPFPRLNDTASTQALIQRMRESMRQV